The following coding sequences are from one Anguilla rostrata isolate EN2019 chromosome 16, ASM1855537v3, whole genome shotgun sequence window:
- the saal1 gene encoding protein saal1 isoform X2: MALRHVLWTLLLCNVLTCSICGVQKVSSYGAVQYHSAAGRPEPPSRPRPRSHAHATAFQPGTAVKGGGAPYSPLSQENQQSRVLHDQREEVQRHAVAALGEAAPVIREQVKLIPVFHGRPDPNAARSQVIQFGSAQTGSASRVVDQLLSGYSPAGGGGTLGGVDSHVPAQRRPGHSRPTIFGSRQSTGTSYSSHYNSASTGPSHVTSEMVVRRDQDLPARYLAMGHFTPGGDTLHKPTSTPYVNANAAEGSFFSGQRIPHKPAQILNAANLGTRYSGTRRYGTNVNTAHLDTRYSGTRRYIQSLNTASSSVLKVPGGHEAGSRAGSSETGHRTYTQDRNVASGSEVKFPTRTVQFMPGGAAPSSSWGSSSRFDASLVRPDTSSTGSVKGGSGSASHRQESSTGSVKRGSGSASHRQDSSQHSYSRPAGTGTYAGYTRISGSAVAQYSATSRPIYIQPAPSGSARRHYRCAGMGCNPTGHKQVLSLLWKR; this comes from the exons ATGGCTCTTCGACATGTTTTATG GACCCTCTTGCTTTGTAATGTGTTAACATGCAGCATATGTGGTGTTCAGAAAG TCAGCAGCTACGGCGCTGTCCAATATCACAGTGCCGCGGGAAGACCTGAGCCCCCCTCACGCCCGCGTCCCCGCAGCCACGCACACGCTACTGCATTCCAACCCGGGACCGCCGTCAAGGGTGGAGGCGCACCCTACAGCCCCCTCTCTCAGGAAAATCAACAGTCCAGAGTTTTGCACGACCAGAGGGAAGAGGTCCAGCGTCACGCCGTCGCTGCCCTAGGTGAAGCTGCCCCCGTCATCCGGGAGCAGGTGAAGCTGATCCCCGTCTTCCATGGCCGCCCTGACCCGAATGCCGCTCGGTCGCAAGTGATCCAGTTCGGGTCTGCCCAGACTGGGAGTGCGTCCCGTGTAGTTGACCAGCTGTTGAGTGGCTATAGcccggctggaggaggaggcacGCTGGGGGGCGTCGACAGCCACGTCCCCGCCCAGAGGAGGCCCGGCCACAGTCGTCCCACCATCTTCGGTTCCAGGCAGAGCACAGGCACCTCTTACAGTTCCCATTACAACTCGGCAAGTACAGGCCCCAGTCACGTTACCTCTGAAATGGTAGTCCGGAGGGACCAGGACTTGCCTGCGAGATATCTGGCCATGGGACACTTTACACCAGGTGGCGATACCCTCCACAAACCTACCTCAACCCCATATGTGAATGCCAATGCAGCTGAGGGCTCCTTTTTCTCTGGTCAGAGAATCCCCCACAAACCTGCTCAAATCTTAAATGCGGCTAATTTGGGCACGCGCTACTCTGGAACTCGCCGCTACGGTACAAACGTAAATACAGCTCATTTGGACACGCGCTACTCTGGAACCCGCCGCTACATTCAAAGCTTAAACACGGCTTCTAGTTCTGTCCTGAAGGTCCCCGGTGGCCATGAAGCAGGCTCAAGGGCAGGCAGTTCAGAAACGGGCCACCGAACCTACACCCAAGATCGTAATGTCGCTTCTGGCTCTGAAGTTAAGTTCCCCACCAGAACTGTTCAGTTTATGCCAGGTGGAGCCGCTCCTTCCTCTAGTTGGGGGTCCTCCTCTCGCTTTGACGCCAGCCTGGTCAGACCAGACACGAGCTCCACTGGGTCGGTGAAGGGTGGGAGTGGCTCGGCGAGCCACAG GCAGGAGTCCTCCACTGGGTCGGTGAAGCGTGGGAGTGGCTCGGCGAGCCACAGGCAGGACTCCtctcagcacagctacagcaggCCTGCAG GCACTGGCACATATGCAGGCTACACCAGGATATCTGGTTCTGCCGTTGCCCAATACAGCGCCACCTCCAGACCCATCTACATTCAGCCTGCCCCAAGTGGAAGTGCCCGGAGGCACTATCGATGTGCAGGGATGGGATGCAACCCTACAGGCCACAAGCAAGTCCTGTCCCTACTCTGGAAAAGATAA
- the saal1 gene encoding protein saal1 isoform X1, with the protein MALRHVLWTLLLCNVLTCSICGVQKVSSYGAVQYHSAAGRPEPPSRPRPRSHAHATAFQPGTAVKGGGAPYSPLSQENQQSRVLHDQREEVQRHAVAALGEAAPVIREQVKLIPVFHGRPDPNAARSQVIQFGSAQTGSASRVVDQLLSGYSPAGGGGTLGGVDSHVPAQRRPGHSRPTIFGSRQSTGTSYSSHYNSASTGPSHVTSEMVVRRDQDLPARYLAMGHFTPGGDTLHKPTSTPYVNANAAEGSFFSGQRIPHKPAQILNAANLGTRYSGTRRYGTNVNTAHLDTRYSGTRRYIQSLNTASSSVLKVPGGHEAGSRAGSSETGHRTYTQDRNVASGSEVKFPTRTVQFMPGGAAPSSSWGSSSRFDASLVRPDTSSTGSVKGGSGSASHRQGSSTGSVSHRQESSTGSVKRGSGSASHRQDSSQHSYSRPAGTGTYAGYTRISGSAVAQYSATSRPIYIQPAPSGSARRHYRCAGMGCNPTGHKQVLSLLWKR; encoded by the exons ATGGCTCTTCGACATGTTTTATG GACCCTCTTGCTTTGTAATGTGTTAACATGCAGCATATGTGGTGTTCAGAAAG TCAGCAGCTACGGCGCTGTCCAATATCACAGTGCCGCGGGAAGACCTGAGCCCCCCTCACGCCCGCGTCCCCGCAGCCACGCACACGCTACTGCATTCCAACCCGGGACCGCCGTCAAGGGTGGAGGCGCACCCTACAGCCCCCTCTCTCAGGAAAATCAACAGTCCAGAGTTTTGCACGACCAGAGGGAAGAGGTCCAGCGTCACGCCGTCGCTGCCCTAGGTGAAGCTGCCCCCGTCATCCGGGAGCAGGTGAAGCTGATCCCCGTCTTCCATGGCCGCCCTGACCCGAATGCCGCTCGGTCGCAAGTGATCCAGTTCGGGTCTGCCCAGACTGGGAGTGCGTCCCGTGTAGTTGACCAGCTGTTGAGTGGCTATAGcccggctggaggaggaggcacGCTGGGGGGCGTCGACAGCCACGTCCCCGCCCAGAGGAGGCCCGGCCACAGTCGTCCCACCATCTTCGGTTCCAGGCAGAGCACAGGCACCTCTTACAGTTCCCATTACAACTCGGCAAGTACAGGCCCCAGTCACGTTACCTCTGAAATGGTAGTCCGGAGGGACCAGGACTTGCCTGCGAGATATCTGGCCATGGGACACTTTACACCAGGTGGCGATACCCTCCACAAACCTACCTCAACCCCATATGTGAATGCCAATGCAGCTGAGGGCTCCTTTTTCTCTGGTCAGAGAATCCCCCACAAACCTGCTCAAATCTTAAATGCGGCTAATTTGGGCACGCGCTACTCTGGAACTCGCCGCTACGGTACAAACGTAAATACAGCTCATTTGGACACGCGCTACTCTGGAACCCGCCGCTACATTCAAAGCTTAAACACGGCTTCTAGTTCTGTCCTGAAGGTCCCCGGTGGCCATGAAGCAGGCTCAAGGGCAGGCAGTTCAGAAACGGGCCACCGAACCTACACCCAAGATCGTAATGTCGCTTCTGGCTCTGAAGTTAAGTTCCCCACCAGAACTGTTCAGTTTATGCCAGGTGGAGCCGCTCCTTCCTCTAGTTGGGGGTCCTCCTCTCGCTTTGACGCCAGCCTGGTCAGACCAGACACGAGCTCCACTGGGTCGGTGAAGGGTGGGAGTGGCTCGGCGAGCCACAGGCAGGGCTCTTCCACTGGGTCGGTGAGCCACAGGCAGGAGTCCTCCACTGGGTCGGTGAAGCGTGGGAGTGGCTCGGCGAGCCACAGGCAGGACTCCtctcagcacagctacagcaggCCTGCAG GCACTGGCACATATGCAGGCTACACCAGGATATCTGGTTCTGCCGTTGCCCAATACAGCGCCACCTCCAGACCCATCTACATTCAGCCTGCCCCAAGTGGAAGTGCCCGGAGGCACTATCGATGTGCAGGGATGGGATGCAACCCTACAGGCCACAAGCAAGTCCTGTCCCTACTCTGGAAAAGATAA